ATCTCCGAAAACCGGTGTTTTTCCGCGCAAGGCGGCTCCAAGCGTTCCCGTTGCCTCGGAGATATAAGATTCTCCCAAAACGAGAGCGCGTTCATTATCATCACCGACCATTTTTTGACCAATTCGTTCAGGAACAGGGTGAGCATACCGAATGCCTTCGCTATTGCCAATGACGACATACTCAGCCCCAGTTTTTTGGCGTATCGCTTCCGCAATGGGTTGCAAAGCCTTCGATGGATTTGGTTGTTCAAATCCCGCACGGACATCCGGGCGATCAGCCGCCGTTTTCGCGATGCTTAATGCACGGTCCCCAATCTGTTGTTCAATGCCATTTGACATCGTAAAATAAAAGGAAACCCCGATAATAATTGCAACCACAGAAACGAATAGGGCGCCATATAAGAAAATACGAGATTGTAAGGATCTAGGTTTCATTCTGCTCAACTCACCACCATCAATATGTATTAATAATAAACAAATACGCTTTCTTATATAATACACTATTGTCAATAGGGGGAATGGTTAGATTCATAATAATTCAAAAAAGCCTTTGTGCGATAGATGATAGTCTCAAAATCTGTCAGGACTACCATCTGCCGCAAGAGAAGAATGTTTGCATTTTCATATAATGATAAAGCAAACGTGCATGCCTTCCTTGTTGGGTATTGGAATTTAGTTCATAACGCAGTCGATTAAGAAATTCTTGATCGCATTCACATGGACGACCGCCTTTGCGGTAACAATCATCATGGGCTTTGCAAGCTGCATCGACTTCATTTATAGGTGCACCAGGTCCATTGCAACCAGGCCCGCACCAGTTATAGCCCGGTAAGACACAAAAACGGAATCTATTGTTTCTCCGTGACATTATTAAAACCTCCTTTTACATTAAGATATTCATATAGGAAACATATTGTATCAGCTGCCACCTATTTATCAGTAGGAATTGTGGTAATATGGAGATGATGTGGAATGTTAAGTGAATGGGAGAGTGTTAGCTTTGTTAACAGTTGGAAATATGATGAAACAAAATGCGCTGAAATTCAAAGACAAGCCCGCAGTTATATTTCAAAATAAGACAAATACTTATAGTGAATTAAATGAACGTGCGAACCAACTCGCAAATGCTTTTATTGAACGGGGTTATGAAAAAGGCGATAAAGTAGCCGTTTTGATGAAGAATCATGCGGCGTATGCAGATATTATTGTAGGTCTATCGAAAATCGGTGTTGTCATTGTGCCTATGAACTATCGATTAGTTGGACCCGAAATTGAGTACATACTACAAAACTCAGATAGTAGGGGGCTCATTCTTACTTCAGAGTATGTCGAAGAAGTAAGTTCACTAGAATCAGTTCTTCCGCAACTAGACACAATTCTTGTAGTTGGTGAAAAGGCAAATGATCAAATGATTGGTTATGAAGATTTTATTTCAGAAGCAAAAAAACATGAACCAACAATATCAGTTTCCGAGGATGATATATTTTATATTGGCTATACATCTGGAACGACAGGAAAGCCAAAGGGAGTTGTCATTTCGCACCGGTCCCGTGTTTTAACGGGTATTTTAGCTGCGTATGAGTATAAAATAGATGAATCTGATGTCCATCTTGTAGCGGGACCAATTTACCATGCGGCGCCGTGGATTTTTCTTGTTGCCCAACTACTTGTCGGTGGTACGGTTGTTATTCATGAAAACTTTTATCCGGAAGAAGTTCTTGCAGGCATTGAGAAATATAAAATCACAAATGCGTTCCTCGCTCCGACAATGTATAATTTCATTGTTAATGTAAGTGAGGGGGTAAAAGCC
This genomic window from Sporosarcina sp. Marseille-Q4063 contains:
- a CDS encoding phospholipase, with product MSRRNNRFRFCVLPGYNWCGPGCNGPGAPINEVDAACKAHDDCYRKGGRPCECDQEFLNRLRYELNSNTQQGRHARLLYHYMKMQTFFSCGRW
- a CDS encoding class I adenylate-forming enzyme family protein, which produces MLTVGNMMKQNALKFKDKPAVIFQNKTNTYSELNERANQLANAFIERGYEKGDKVAVLMKNHAAYADIIVGLSKIGVVIVPMNYRLVGPEIEYILQNSDSRGLILTSEYVEEVSSLESVLPQLDTILVVGEKANDQMIGYEDFISEAKKHEPTISVSEDDIFYIGYTSGTTGKPKGVVISHRSRVLTGILAAYEYKIDESDVHLVAGPIYHAAPWIFLVAQLLVGGTVVIHENFYPEEVLAGIEKYKITNAFLAPTMYNFIVNVSEGVKAKYDLSSIRVLISAGSPLATKSKQDILSFFKNSDLHEFYGSTESAVTLNIKPPDINNKERSVGRPFPLVECLILDDNKESVKPGEIGELYFKGPYLLDEYYKNPEETAASFYGDYFSVGDMAMQDEEGFYYIVDRKKDMLISGGVNIYPRDIEEVLYNHPEILDVAVIGVPDPIWGEAVMAIVVPREGATLTEEEIIQFCDGKIASYKKPKSVTFLQELPRNPSGKILKNSLRDSYWEKEEGKI